In Lentibacillus amyloliquefaciens, one DNA window encodes the following:
- the mnmH gene encoding tRNA 2-selenouridine(34) synthase MnmH produces the protein MFHDITLEELLKQQHNENHTIIDVRSPKEYNETTIPGSINIPVFSDEERAEVGTLYKQVGKETAKERGLEIMSAKLPEFIARFQEIDTPKTVFCWRGGMRSKTAATVVDLMGIDVSRLQGGVRAYRQWVVSELEKADFPPDIVVLNGNTGTGKTTLLHQLAEKGYPVIDLEGMAGHKGSIFGHIGVEPNIQKEFESQLVQSMRKLRDAPFVLIEGESKRIGKVTMPEFLFDKKEQSTQLFINLPVEQRVRNILDDYQPWNQPEKFIEAFDRIKKRIHTPVAKQIDEDLKEENYHQAIRLLLEYYYDPKYTHMFEKYLKDKTKIFETTDMEGAFSKIENELFKMYPQKAKSM, from the coding sequence ATGTTTCATGACATAACGTTAGAAGAATTGCTTAAACAACAGCATAACGAAAACCACACGATCATTGATGTGCGTTCACCGAAAGAATATAACGAAACAACCATACCGGGCAGCATCAACATTCCGGTGTTTTCAGATGAGGAACGTGCTGAAGTCGGCACGCTTTATAAACAGGTCGGCAAAGAAACGGCGAAAGAACGCGGCCTGGAAATCATGTCTGCCAAACTTCCCGAATTCATTGCCAGGTTTCAGGAGATTGATACACCAAAGACTGTGTTCTGCTGGCGGGGCGGCATGCGCAGCAAAACGGCCGCCACAGTCGTTGACTTAATGGGAATTGATGTATCCCGTCTTCAAGGCGGCGTCCGGGCATACCGCCAATGGGTCGTGAGCGAACTGGAAAAAGCCGACTTCCCGCCTGATATTGTTGTGTTGAACGGCAATACCGGAACAGGCAAAACAACGCTTCTTCATCAACTGGCTGAAAAAGGTTATCCGGTCATCGATCTTGAGGGAATGGCCGGGCACAAAGGTTCCATTTTCGGACACATCGGGGTTGAACCCAATATCCAGAAAGAATTTGAGTCCCAGCTTGTGCAATCAATGCGCAAATTGCGGGATGCGCCGTTTGTTTTAATTGAAGGTGAAAGCAAACGGATCGGCAAAGTCACAATGCCTGAATTTTTGTTTGATAAGAAAGAACAAAGCACACAGCTGTTCATCAATCTGCCGGTGGAACAACGTGTCCGGAACATTTTGGACGACTACCAGCCCTGGAATCAGCCGGAAAAATTCATCGAAGCATTCGATCGTATCAAAAAACGCATTCATACACCAGTTGCCAAACAGATTGATGAGGATTTAAAGGAAGAAAATTATCACCAGGCTATCCGGCTGCTGCTTGAATATTACTATGATCCGAAATATACACATATGTTCGAAAAATATCTGAAAGACAAAACAAAAATCTTTGAAACCACCGATATGGAAGGCGCCTTTTCAAAAATTGAAAATGAATTATTTAAGATGTATCCTCAAAAGGCAAAATCTATGTAA